In Etheostoma spectabile isolate EspeVRDwgs_2016 unplaced genomic scaffold, UIUC_Espe_1.0 scaffold00007266, whole genome shotgun sequence, the sequence cggttagtggaattatgaccaaaaagttctattttggtctcatctgaccacatgactttctcccatgactcctctggatcatccaaatgGTCGTTGGCAATcttaagacgggccttgacatgtgcaggtttaagcaggggaaccttccgtgccatgcatgatttcaaactatgacgtcttagtgtattaccaacggtaaccttggaaacggtggtcccagctcttttcgggtcattgaccagctcctcccgtgtagttctgggctgatttctcacctttcttaggatcatGGAGACCCTACGAGGttagatcttgcatggagccacagtccgagggagattgacagtcatgtttagcttcttccattttctaatgattgctccaacagtggaccttttttcaccaagctgcttggacatgtccccgtagcCCTTTCCAGCCTTGTGGGGGTGTACAAtttagtctctagtgtctttggacagctctttggtcctggccatgttagtagttggattcttattgattgtatggggtggacaggtgtctttatgcagctaacgacctcaaacaggtgctTATCTAATTGAGGATAATGAAtggagtggaggtggacattttgaaggcagactaacaggtctttgagggtcagaattgtagctgatagacaggtgctcaaatacttatttgcagctgtatcatacaaataaataagtaaaaaatcatacattgtgatttctagatttttttttttagattatgtctctcacagtggacatgcacctacgatgacaatttcagaccctccatgatttcttaGTGGGAGAACtcgcaaaatagcagggtgttcaaatacttattttcctcactgtacttATGAATAATAATGACGTGTGTGTCTGCTGACCAGTGATGTCATTACGCCTGCAATTGCATGTGAAATAAttttaatacataaatatattcaGTGCTAGAAATTCAAcagctttttatatttcaaaacCCAATGAAACAGATTTACCTTCTTAGCGTGGGCTAGCTTGCTAATCCCCCCCGTGCTTTCATGCTCCACACTGGTTCTATAAAATGAGCCGAACAAAGTCAGTCATGTAAATATAAAACAGCTTTGCCAGACTTCTTACTACACATATCCTCTAGGTTCCAGGTTTGAACACTGAGTCTGTAGATAACAGTGTGATTATTTAGTTATAGTGTTTAAATATCTGATAACTGTTCTCTCTTGTCAGGATATACTCAATGCAGTCAGCGTGGGTAGTTCAGGAACTGATGGATTCTGGTTTGGTCTgagagctgaaggagggagaTGGAAGTGGATTGATGGAAGTGATCTGACTGAAAGGTAAGAGACACATTCCTAAACACTCTGAATCCTAAAATCTATCAGCCTTGATCTAAACATCATGTTCTTCCCTCAGCTACTGGACACCACAGCCTCCTCCTGCTACTGACGGTCAGTGTGTAATGTCTGTCCAGAACTATAACTGGATATCAGTGAGCTGtggtgagaaaaaaagatggatCTGCAAAATGAAGGCTTTATCTGTTTAAACACAGCAGTCAGACTCTGCATGATAATATCAACTGGCTTATAAATATCAACTATGAATACTTCTACttacaatttaaatgttttgtcttcagaacTAAAAATATTCAGGGTGatttattttgtagaaaaagaagagaaaagtaaTAGTTACAGTGAGTTATTTCTAAAAGTTGTTTGTACGTTtcgtttaaataaaaacagacatgcatTTAGATATTTGATTATGAAGGTTTTCTAATGTTAAGTCTGTGAAACATTCAGTGACTAGACTGAAGGGGCACTGTTATCATTGATACCTGAATGTTGTTCTGCTTTATTAGAGATGTGATTATAATTTGTATATCAGCAGATTGatgacagggacagacagactgctcagtttcctgtttcctgtgtatCATGTGGCATATTTTGTTGCTACTCATTGGCCAAAATGGGGGCACTGCATCACTCGTTCTCAACAGAATGTCCTCAGAGATTTTGGTTTTAGCATGTTAGGAATATTAACGTgtaaaatgttttctatttatctatctagaAGCAAATGCATGATTTATTCCATTAAATAAAAACGCTGTGACATGTTATTGTCTTACATTGTCTTTCTTATTGTTCTTACATAATGCTGATTGAAACTATCTTCACCGATGTAGAACAAACATAATTCAGGAAGTTGCAACATCATTGAACAGGATGTGTGAGAGAAgcacattgaaagaaaaaatgacaatcaacCATAAACTGAGAAAAATAGGACACAACCTCAAATGAGAGCATCACAGCGGAGCAGACCCCCCCTAACAGCCCTCATACAGGACTGCAGCAGGACTTCACACATCTGGTCAGGATGAAGAGGAACCCACAGGAGGAAATTGGtactttaaaaaattgtttttattatatttgtacATCTTATCTACTAGATATTTATGCTTACCAGTATGTTGTCTACATTCTTTGTGCGTTTTcaaatgtgagatgtttttttttatgctttacaacaggtttttaaaatgtccacATTCATCTCCAATGCCGTGTTGTGAGTTTTCTGCTTTGCTCAACACATTGGgaatgatttgatttatttagtctgtgtaaattgtgaaaaaaacctGACGATTTATCAACTTAAGGAAACATAAAattgtgtattttaaaaaggaggATTTTAGGATTGTTGATTATTGATCTTCTTGCTTTGCATGACTGTCAGAAAATGATTTTACCATGTTAACATTGATCATATAATCCCTCTTTTCTCAACATATTTGCAGTTAAACTGAATTTAAACATGTAAACGTGTGTTTGATTCTGATCTTCCAGAGGAAATCATAGAAGAAGCTAGCTATGTTAATGCTCCAGTATGTACTGTGGAGAAAGTGGCAGCCCCTCCAGGTACATTtctcacatttatttattattgctgAGCATGATATGATGTTTAATGATCTTTATTTATCTGTCACGAAATCTTGTCTGGGATGTTTTCAAAGCATCTTGAACTGTACCTTTAAATCAACATGTATTTAACtgagttcttcttcttctctcagacCAGaggtctctcttcttctctcggTCTTCTCCACTGATAGCAGTGTGTTGGCTGATACTGTTAGTCATCATGGGCCTTCGGATCTACTGTGAGTACCACTGTCTTAGcttgttgtttttggtctttattTAAAGGACCGGTTCACATTTTGTCAGATGCCCATATGTACGTAGAAACACTTCTTTCTTGCTGTTatcctttctcctcttcctgcaACGATGAAGATGAGACAAGGAAGATATTTACACTACTTGAACCTCCTGTTGCTTTCAGATAAAGctacaaatgtgttttatcaCAGAAGTAGGACTGTGGACTTTGTCCCCTTTCCGTTATAATGGAAGTACATTAGAAAGGGATCGATTATTCTCCAGAATGAACTGGAGGAATGATCAGAGCAAGAAACCCCCGTTTCAATGTCCATATAACacctgactattgtttaaagaTAGATTTAAAACATGTCAACCAATCTTTTAATCTCTAATATGATCATGTAAGTTGCTTCTTTCGTTGTCTTTCTATAATATGATTCTTCCCTTTAAACAAAGTCTCAACGCCCCAAACTCTGTCACTATAGTTACCTCTGTCATTTCTGAAAATGACGCCAAGCTGAGGGCAGAAAACCAGCAGCTTAAAGCCCGAAACCAGGAGCTGGAGACACAGATACAAAACATGACCACAGTTGATGATTACTGCCCCAAAGAAAATAACGGTTTGTACGGATCCATTTAATTAAAGCTACACTAGAGAAGTTTTCCCGCTTCGGTCCCCCTGCAGGTTGGTAGGGGGTAATTTAACGTAAcggacaattctgcttccaacctgtaggaggATCGAAGTGGGAAAGGTTCtccagtgttgctttaagtCAAACAATAATCAATAGAATACCATGACGATGCAGTTGTTTGGTTGGTGTCTGTAGTTTCAGAGAGACGCTTGTCAGGAGGACTGGTTCCTCAACGAGTCCAACTGCTATGAGATACACGACGCCGATCCTTCTGATCAGAAAACCTGGGAAGAAGCTCGGGCAAACTGCAGAGATACAACGCAGATTGTTGTTGTACATAGACAAGAGGAAAAGGTAATGAGAAATCTGCGGGAACTTTGAAAGTGAGATGTAGATCATGTTTAAATATGTGATGaccgtgtgtgtctgtcaggatATGATCAGTGGTTACAGCTGGGGGACGCAGGATGAGAGTGGCTACTGGATTGGCCTGAGAGTTGAAAATGGGAGATGGAAGTGGATTGATGGAAGTGATCTGGCTGTAGAGTAAGATACATATTCCTAACGCTTTGAATGATAAAGTTTTATCTTCCTTGATCTAAGTGTCTTGTTCTTCCCTCAGCTTCTGGATAGGACCTCCCTTTGACGGTCATTGTGCAGTTTCTGTCCAGGGCGTCGGTTGGACATCAGCGAGCTGTGCTGACAGAAAACGATGGATCTGCAAAAAGAAGGCTTTAGgagtttaaccctcctgttgtcttcgggtcaaatttgaccccttttcaaaaagtttctacatcagaaatttaggtttctttcaaacaaattgaacttttattgaactttttctgttttcaattttaaagatatatatttatatatatatatatattatatatatttaaaaaaaaaatatatatatatataaagaaaaagataaaaaaagaaaaatgtcaataaaagtgactaaaatgtgaacaaatgtataAAGAAGTGACTAAAATGCCgaacaaagtgacaaatgtaaaaaaataaaaaaataaaataaaaaaataaaaacatttcggagaaaactcaacaaaaaataatttcaaaagggtcggaaaaagttgacaaatgtcaaaaaaagtgacaaaaacctcGGGGGAAAGACTCAAAAGTGTCCAAAGACAAGCGAAAtgttgataaaaggtttttctttttaaattttgactcagaaaaaccaAACTTTGCAGGTCGgcgtgaagacaacacgagggttaaacactGCAGTCATGTTCTGCATGAGAATATCAACTGGCTTATAGATATGAAACTATGAAGACtttcaatgctttttttgtgtgtctgataAAGTAGACACCTAGATTAAATGTAACTGAGTTAGACGTTGGATTATAGAGTTATGGTGTGacaccatagaccgttaatatcaataatatattGTCTATGTGTGACACCAACATTTAAGAACATACAGTGACTGTCCTGAAGGGCACTAAACTGTTAATTATCAATAATTTTAAAGgtgattttcttcttcttctttgttagAGATGCAATGCCAGAGACCGGTTAGAGGATCTTTGGCAGTGCTTATATTTCCTGTttctatgacattttattgtgTTGCTCCTGATTGGCCAGCAGAGGGCGGTGCATCACTTGTTCTCAACACAATGTTCCAGAGTCTGTTTCTATATGTACTTATACAGCTGATGGTTAAGTGTCATCTTTCTATCTAGAAACAGTTTCATATTTTAGTCCATTACATTGAATAAAGTGTATGCCAgatattgttttctttctcttatttttCTCGAACATGTCAGCACATGTTAATAAACTACGAGAAGGACCAACCTTATTCAGAACATGTCTAATCCAGATGAGACAGAAGCAGCTCTGGCCttcaattcagttcagttcaCTGAACTTTATGTATCCATCAGGAAGTTCTTTGGGCAGAGCCATGTCCAATCCATATACCCAACAACGCAACACAGTTCACAGTCAcaagggcgtaactttgggttcaaaatagggggggggggttgagatctCCACTGTCGAGCAAAACTgaaacacttcattttctgcattctggtgaatttttctgttaggcctgctgctgctggtagttctgtctctgtctctccccccctctgtctgtcctcatatgcaggagtgaagcctggtgtgcaggagtcagggttccagctgcagctcatctacactaatcacctctgcttcaaatacccggtcAGCCTACCACTCTTCGTCAGATCATAGTCAAGACGACCACGTGAGTCTTGTCGTCACTCTACCCGTTTGTACTAGTTGTTTGTGGTTTTACTCGCcctgattattttctttctgcCACAGTTCTGTGAACCTGACTCCTGCTATCCATCAGTCCTGCTCTCCACACTGGACCTCTGGATCATTGGACACAGGCCTTTGGAAACACGGTACCACGCACGCTCTTTACCCCGATTCCCATTTGATTTGGACTTGGCTTTTCCCTGTTGCATTCCCTAACCTGGACATTGTCTCTGCGTTGTTGTCTGCATTTGGGTTCAACATAGTGTCACACGTATGATCTGACCAGAACATGAACCCAGCTGACACTAAAGTTGAGACCCCACACCAAGCCCCACTGCAGTTCGTGGATCTCTCTGCTCTGATCTCTCTGCTCTAATTATATCTCAGCCTGGCATCTGTATTCTGCAAACACAACGCTACGGCTCTTCCTCCTCACCGGCCGTCTGACTGCGCCGTGGATCTCCAGCCTGGCCCCCCTTATCCCAACAGTCGCCTGTACAGTCTCTCCCGCCCGGAGACTCGGGTGATGGAGGATTACATTCGAGAGTCTCTGGCAGCCGGTATCATCCGTCCATCTTCATCACCGGTTGCAGCAGGATTCTTTTTTGTTAAGAAGGATAAGACCCTCAGACCCTGTATTGATTTATCGTGGCCTAAAAAACatcactatttaaaaaaataaaaagaataatacaCCCCCTCTACACGGCACTTCTATCTTCACTAAACTGGACCTATGAAAAGCGTACCATCGGCTACGCATCCGCAAAGGCAATGAATGGTAGACCGCCTTTAACACACCCTTGGGCCATTTCAAGTATCTGGTGATGCCCTTTGGGTTATCTAATGCCCCTGCAGTGTTCCAGGCACTAATTAATGATGTCCTTCATGACATGCttaattgtaaatgtaaatgtgctgtatttatatagcgcttttccagtcttaacaactgctcaaagcgcttttacatctacaggaaacattcaccattcacacacattcatacactgtggctggggctgccgtacaaggtgccacctgctcatcagataaacattcacacacatccacactccgatgcgcagcaccgggggcaactcggggttcagtgtcttgcccaaggacacttcgacaatgactgcaggggcggggatcgaaccaccaaccttccgattggcagccAACCGCTCTACCTCTGAGACACAGCCGCCCCTGGCATTGTTCTTGTAAATCTGGATGACATCCTGATATATTTTAAGTCTCTTGAGGATCATGAGCTACATGTGTGCCAGGTTTTGCAAAGTTTACTGGAAAACAAACCTTGTGGAAATGGAGAAATGTGAGTTTCATGTGACTAACTCCTCTTTTTGGGTTACATAATAGCTCAGAGAGAGTTATGGATGGACCCAGCCAAAGTCTCTGCTGTCAAGGAATGGCCAGCTCCCTCAACCCGTAAACAACTGCAGCGATTCCTGGGGTTCGCTGACTTTTTATAGGAGGCTCATCAAGGACTACAGCAGCATTGCTGCGCCCCACACCGCTCTTGCCACCacatatgtcttttccaccaaggcagttctggtgctggtttggAGTCAGTGCCAAATATTGAACcgtttctttgcttttccacagaAATAAACCGGGCCCTGGGCCAAGAAAACaggttccaactcagcaccaacgtagcctggtccagagataagaaccggttacgtcaggtgctgggaGCAGGTCCCGATAGGTTTTTTTTCGAGAAAATTGGGACTGACCCggtcattaaaataaaacttaaatcaTGCGAGATAATTCCCTTTCTTCTTGAACGTGTCCTCTGTCTATAGCGGTCACAAATAGCCTAAGGCACGTCTTTGAATTCCAGTGGGAATTTCTAAAGCCAGGAGCAAAAGTATCGGGTATGTAGTCATCCATTATTGATTGTCATGACGCGTTGCTATGACAACGGAGGTACTTGCAATGACGTGACGTAGCCCTGCTCTGGCTCTCAGGCTGTTGAAAATCGAGCTGGTTCTTAGATAATTGGCGggtagaaccagcacctggttagccttggtggaaaagacataccTGTCCTTCAAGTGGACTGATGGAGCTGAATTGGCATTTGAAGAGCTAATACACTGCTTCGCTTCAGCCCCCAATCTCGAGCACCCCGTTGCTACTTGCCAGTTTGTTGTGGAGGTGGACTCATCTGACATGAGGTAGGGGCGGTACTGTCACAATGTGCCACTGATAATAAGATGCATCC encodes:
- the LOC116678399 gene encoding CD209 antigen-like protein C, translated to MKRNPQEEIEEIIEEASYVNAPVCTVEKVAAPPDQRSLFFSRSSPLIAVCWLILLVIMGLRIYFTSVISENDAKLRAENQQLKARNQELETQIQNMTTVDDYCPKENNVSERRLSGGLKTWEEARANCRDTTQIVVVHRQEEKDMISGYSWGTQDESGYWIGLRVENGRWKWIDGSDLAVDFWIGPPFDGHCAVSVQGVGWTSASCADRKRWICKKKALGV